One window from the genome of Actinoplanes teichomyceticus ATCC 31121 encodes:
- a CDS encoding DUF4191 domain-containing protein, with amino-acid sequence MAKPQEKVSFGERLKQIGQVFSFTAKQDKWFVPLVIAAVLIPVALTVVATLNWGLLWIPVGILITLLAVLIVLNLRSNAAMMNVAEGQPGAAASLMENMRGDWRVRPAASSTTQFDMVHVVIGRPGVILLAEGNPQRVKALLGQEKKRLSKVIGNAPIYDYVIGTEEGQLPVRKLRTTMLRLPRNLTGKDVNALDKRLSALMARPQMPKGAIPKNMRPSKGAFRQQRPR; translated from the coding sequence ATGGCAAAACCCCAGGAGAAGGTGTCGTTCGGCGAGCGCCTGAAGCAGATCGGCCAGGTGTTCTCGTTCACCGCGAAACAGGACAAGTGGTTCGTTCCGCTGGTCATCGCGGCGGTGCTGATCCCGGTCGCGCTGACCGTGGTCGCCACGCTCAACTGGGGTCTGCTCTGGATCCCGGTCGGCATCCTGATCACGCTGCTGGCCGTGCTGATCGTGCTGAACCTGCGCTCCAACGCGGCGATGATGAACGTGGCCGAGGGCCAGCCCGGCGCCGCCGCGTCGCTGATGGAGAACATGCGCGGCGACTGGCGGGTCCGCCCGGCGGCCAGCTCGACCACCCAGTTCGACATGGTGCACGTGGTGATCGGCCGGCCCGGCGTCATCCTGCTCGCCGAGGGCAACCCGCAGCGGGTCAAGGCCCTGCTCGGCCAGGAGAAGAAGCGCCTGTCGAAGGTGATCGGCAACGCGCCGATCTACGACTACGTGATCGGCACCGAGGAGGGTCAGCTCCCGGTCCGCAAGCTGCGCACCACGATGCTGCGGTTGCCCCGCAACCTGACCGGCAAGGACGTCAACGCGCTGGACAAGCGCCTGAGCGCGCTGATGGCTCGGCCGCAGATGCCGAAGGGCGCCATCCCGAAGAACATGCGGCCCAGCAAGGGGGCCTTCCGGCAGCAGCGCCCACGCTGA